A stretch of the Porifericola rhodea genome encodes the following:
- a CDS encoding SusD/RagB family nutrient-binding outer membrane lipoprotein: MKILQYIGIIALLVLVGACDEGFDDVNTNPNQPEEVAPSAILPQIIRSAVNASVDQSYLVGNNIMQLTAKTLRVEVDIYNWNAFANITWFPMYESLRNVVALEEIAKAEEHQNYEAIALIMKSWIFSVLTDAYGDIPYYNAIAADRDINFPQYDAQEDIYLGEGGLLANLERASSLLNTAGQSVEGDILYSGDIAKWQKFANSLRLRLLMRISDQQPTLAREGIQQIVNSGIYMQTYEDNAVLEYLNAFPNQFPLIPLKTGDFDAVNIGARAVEVLKELNDPRLTVYARPENAPLDNPENAVYEGLANGSGDADQKSRLGYIFYDYPGHQTVADKADGIIMTNAETQFILAEAAQKDWISGEAEEYYKSGVESNMNYWGVSLPYTAADGTLIRSFEEYYAQAEVDFAQAENKLERIGEQKWLALYFSGLEAWFDWRRTGYPKLEPTPNNENNDRIPVRFIYPGQEQNLNNDNYQDAISSQGADNINTKMWLLEE; the protein is encoded by the coding sequence ATGAAGATACTACAATATATAGGAATAATAGCTTTACTGGTATTGGTTGGTGCCTGTGATGAAGGCTTTGATGATGTCAATACTAACCCCAACCAGCCGGAAGAGGTAGCCCCCAGTGCCATCCTTCCTCAGATCATTCGCTCAGCTGTAAATGCATCTGTAGACCAAAGCTATCTGGTAGGTAACAATATTATGCAGCTTACTGCTAAAACCCTTAGGGTGGAGGTAGATATCTACAACTGGAATGCTTTCGCTAACATTACCTGGTTTCCAATGTACGAGAGCCTGCGCAATGTGGTAGCTCTGGAAGAAATAGCCAAGGCAGAGGAACATCAAAACTATGAGGCCATTGCCTTGATCATGAAAAGCTGGATTTTTTCAGTACTAACCGATGCTTACGGAGATATTCCGTACTACAATGCAATTGCCGCTGATCGTGATATCAATTTTCCTCAGTACGATGCTCAGGAAGATATCTACCTGGGAGAGGGTGGCCTACTGGCTAATCTGGAGAGAGCCAGCAGCTTGCTGAATACTGCCGGCCAGAGCGTAGAAGGAGATATACTATATAGCGGAGACATTGCTAAATGGCAGAAGTTCGCCAACTCACTTAGGTTGCGTCTGCTTATGCGTATTTCAGATCAGCAACCTACATTGGCCAGAGAAGGAATACAGCAAATAGTAAATAGCGGTATCTACATGCAGACCTATGAAGATAATGCTGTGCTTGAGTATCTAAACGCTTTTCCTAATCAGTTTCCTCTTATACCGTTAAAAACAGGTGACTTTGATGCGGTAAATATTGGAGCCAGAGCAGTAGAAGTTCTAAAAGAGCTGAACGATCCCCGGCTGACTGTTTATGCTCGCCCAGAAAATGCGCCTCTTGACAATCCTGAGAATGCTGTTTATGAAGGTTTGGCAAATGGGAGTGGAGATGCTGATCAGAAATCCAGATTAGGCTACATTTTCTACGACTACCCTGGTCATCAGACTGTCGCCGACAAAGCCGATGGTATAATCATGACCAATGCAGAAACACAATTTATTTTGGCAGAGGCTGCGCAAAAAGACTGGATAAGCGGTGAGGCTGAAGAGTATTATAAAAGTGGGGTAGAAAGTAATATGAACTACTGGGGTGTGAGTCTGCCATACACAGCGGCTGATGGTACACTTATTCGCTCATTTGAAGAATACTACGCACAGGCGGAAGTTGATTTTGCCCAGGCCGAAAACAAACTAGAGCGTATTGGAGAGCAAAAGTGGTTGGCATTATACTTTAGCGGGTTGGAAGCCTGGTTTGACTGGCGCAGAACTGGCTACCCTAAACTAGAGCCTACACCTAATAACGAAAACAATGACAGAATACCAGTCAGATTTATCTATCCTGGACAGGAGCAAAACCTGAACAACGATAACTATCAGGATGCGATAAGCTCGCAGGGGGCAGATAATATTAATACTAAGATGTGGTTACTGGAAGAATAA
- a CDS encoding RNA recognition motif domain-containing protein, whose amino-acid sequence MNIYVANLNYKIQDENLRELFEEYGEVASAKVISDRETGQSRGFGFVEMPDENDALTAIEELDGVELQGRSIKVNKARPRTEGGNGGGGRRFSNQRY is encoded by the coding sequence ATGAACATTTATGTAGCGAATCTTAACTATAAGATTCAAGACGAAAATCTAAGAGAATTATTTGAAGAGTATGGAGAGGTAGCTTCTGCTAAAGTTATCAGTGACCGCGAAACTGGTCAGTCTAGAGGCTTTGGTTTTGTAGAAATGCCTGACGAAAATGACGCCCTAACCGCTATCGAGGAACTTGATGGTGTTGAGCTTCAAGGAAGATCTATAAAAGTTAACAAAGCTCGTCCTAGAACTGAAGGTGGAAATGGCGGTGGCGGTCGTAGGTTTAGCAATCAACGTTACTAA
- the msrA gene encoding peptide-methionine (S)-S-oxide reductase MsrA, translated as MKYLPLLLSAFLMIACASNPQAQGDIQASSYTVEPAKLSPKEKENLAVATFAGGCFWCTEAVFEQVKGVKSVVSGYAGGSKANPTYKEVAAGKTDYAESIQIYFDEEEISYQELLEIFFGTHDPTQLNRQGPDVGKQYRSEVFYHSDKQKQEVEQYMQKLSASGKYDDPIVTQVSAFEKFYDAEDYHQNYYEHNPDNPYIINVAEPKISKFKKNYSQYLKDDIKS; from the coding sequence ATGAAATATTTACCCCTATTACTTTCAGCTTTTTTAATGATTGCCTGCGCCAGCAACCCTCAGGCTCAGGGCGACATACAAGCATCCAGCTATACGGTAGAGCCTGCTAAGCTGAGCCCGAAAGAAAAGGAAAATTTAGCAGTAGCTACCTTTGCCGGAGGCTGTTTTTGGTGTACCGAAGCTGTCTTTGAGCAAGTAAAAGGAGTGAAAAGTGTAGTGTCTGGATATGCTGGAGGTAGCAAGGCTAATCCTACATACAAAGAAGTAGCCGCCGGTAAAACTGATTATGCAGAAAGTATTCAGATATATTTTGATGAGGAGGAAATCTCTTACCAGGAACTGCTAGAAATTTTCTTCGGAACTCATGACCCTACCCAGCTAAACCGCCAGGGACCGGACGTTGGGAAACAATATCGTTCGGAGGTTTTTTATCATAGCGATAAACAAAAGCAGGAGGTAGAACAATACATGCAAAAGTTATCTGCTTCAGGCAAATACGATGATCCTATTGTGACCCAGGTAAGTGCATTTGAAAAGTTTTATGATGCTGAAGATTATCATCAGAACTATTATGAACACAATCCAGACAACCCCTACATTATCAATGTGGCAGAGCCTAAAATTAGTAAATTCAAAAAGAACTATAGCCAATATCTAAAAGACGACATTAAAAGTTAA
- a CDS encoding M6 family metalloprotease domain-containing protein gives MRHFNRGWLVAFLLVLTFPSFSQDHPHAYPPAPYAVRVVQPNGQTLQIIARGNDHVHWAETLDGYTVIKNDEGYYEYAELRNNKLVGSGKIATDPANRSMQEMRGMIGIAKHLKPQEERSHVHNKQSFAPLSSSNAAIPAVPSKGKVKLLAICIDYPDLPHTKSVETFSRLLNSGINGNPSFKQYFQDNSYGQLDIEVEVVGWVKASKNYEYYGYANGNRRTRELVKEAIQAAEDTGVDFSQYDNDNDGDADAVMVIHSGPGAEEGGRNDYIWSHRWTIPFEFHDNTFIFDYAVFPEIRTSSWFDNTVGIGIFCHEFGHLLGLPDLYDTESYNGNSNGIGEWGVMGTGGWLGSEDYPASLSAWSKEKLGWVKPLDITESYGKFKLPAASKEDVIYKINTGRDKEYFLLENRQRDGFDRELRGTGLAVWHINTDKTDEYPSYNAVNGDVDLKGVDLEEADGNFDLDNMRNRADDGDLYPGSSKQTSFSVFTSPTTESYFDLNSSTETGISIEDIKENTDGSISFVHNRKFVNSGTTCDNTLIAFDGKNKANGSSAWFEFTMPRTGSLIVDTKNAGRPTMGEVFTACNNNTPLAQASSQNENGKHTAMRIKYLEKGQKVLIHWGEVSGQTNPYDFDIKIEDKVSSQDSLGLVAMYQQMSGAKWSKKSRWLSAPVSTWEGVTVENGRVTKLEFVEAGLEKSFPEEFYLLSELRSLTLINNKLSGNISNSLNQLSKLEEITIQEDELTGSFLENISQLNKLKKLVLKDVKLNAQLPTNFDKLSNLEQLEISNAGLSGGIPSSLNRLSKLNKLVLSKNSLSGSIPENLEGLWLLEHFELNDNQISGKLPAELINLPALKSLLLEKNKLSALPENFFSSNTLNEIDLSNNLIAGELPKTVNRSTNNSLKLELNNNLLTGTISSSLSKINFNQLDLSNNQLEGKLPALRASELVNIASNNINAMDKLVDTSASSSNMKLWCQSNKLTFRDLLKNKAFITASGNNAAQRFSPQKIISLNEEQTILEGATASIELGEEHQLNSNRFVWLQNGKNATNTQNAGLQINNFAQAHVGSYICKVTNTELPGLTLEIEGFELKLKSKQQQTINVPLIAEKTFGDDPFELSATASSNLPLSYSRVDGPISVEGNKVTITGAGEAKIKVSQEGNATYHAAQQEISFTIKRASQNIEKVVVADKVYGDENFKLEVKASSSLPVLLSVSEGNVSLNNDIVSLEGAGKVSIQASQEGNDNYLSAPATTITFNVAKASQTISFDEIADQVYGEEPLALNASASSDLPVSLRVVSGDAEINEGELIVKTAGDIVLEALQLGNSNYEKAEAIRRSFTVEKADQVVYFDKILNRDIEDFPYTLEAFSSVEGLEPVLKVIEGNATINEGKVLTVSNTGKVVIEASHPGTENYKAAEAVLQEFYVTSTAKAAQTIVLKSLPDTVSVLDEVELNWTVSSGLEPVINVSGPASINGNTLSFTAAGEVSIEMLQEGDTDYNAATPVLRSIYVVKAPQTIELAPIGDVKVGDEQISLQATSESGLPITYKLISGNVELNGNFVTILGEGEVKIEACQQGDALYAAAPVKQIIFTVYPQARLTQSLSVEAIEDRTYGDEAFDLNIDTTSDLPLSIEHSGPVSISNTTVAIKGAGSVTIKVYQKGNATYAPSDTVVLNFSIAKATQQIVFNTEKIREGVYLLQASSNADLAVSYEIVEGEAEFKGDTLFVLGSEDVKVQAIQNGNDNYLSAEPVSKIMAADKVTAINDDLDKSINVYPNPSDGAFNIELKGFDKSRTLSIHNAQGKLIYLLKSNIIESVDLSNHASGVYLLSVEEKGQVHHYRLIKR, from the coding sequence ATGAGACATTTTAATAGAGGTTGGCTTGTAGCTTTTTTGTTAGTGTTGACCTTCCCATCATTTTCCCAGGATCATCCCCATGCCTACCCACCGGCACCCTATGCGGTACGTGTAGTCCAGCCGAATGGTCAAACCCTACAGATTATTGCCAGAGGAAACGACCATGTACATTGGGCAGAAACTTTAGATGGTTATACAGTCATTAAAAATGATGAGGGATATTATGAATATGCTGAGCTGCGTAACAACAAATTGGTTGGTAGCGGAAAAATAGCTACTGACCCTGCAAACAGGAGCATGCAGGAGATGCGTGGCATGATAGGTATTGCTAAGCACTTAAAGCCTCAGGAAGAGAGGAGTCATGTCCACAACAAGCAAAGTTTTGCACCATTAAGCAGTAGTAATGCAGCTATACCAGCGGTACCCTCTAAAGGTAAGGTTAAACTACTCGCAATCTGCATAGATTACCCTGATCTGCCGCATACTAAAAGTGTAGAAACATTCTCAAGACTTTTAAATAGTGGAATCAACGGTAACCCCTCTTTTAAACAATATTTTCAGGATAACAGCTATGGACAGTTAGACATAGAGGTAGAAGTGGTAGGTTGGGTAAAGGCATCCAAAAACTACGAATATTATGGCTATGCAAATGGTAACAGACGTACCAGAGAGTTGGTAAAAGAAGCTATTCAGGCAGCAGAAGATACCGGGGTAGATTTTAGCCAGTACGATAACGATAACGATGGAGATGCTGACGCTGTAATGGTTATCCACTCTGGCCCGGGGGCAGAAGAAGGAGGACGGAATGATTATATCTGGTCTCATCGCTGGACTATACCTTTTGAATTTCATGATAATACATTCATTTTTGATTACGCGGTATTTCCCGAAATCAGAACTTCTTCCTGGTTTGACAATACAGTAGGCATAGGCATTTTCTGCCATGAGTTTGGTCACCTTCTTGGCCTGCCAGACTTGTACGATACAGAGTCTTATAACGGTAATAGCAATGGAATAGGAGAGTGGGGGGTAATGGGTACCGGCGGTTGGTTAGGCTCAGAAGATTATCCCGCTTCTTTAAGTGCATGGAGTAAAGAAAAGCTAGGCTGGGTTAAACCTCTAGATATAACAGAAAGCTACGGAAAATTTAAATTGCCCGCTGCCAGTAAAGAAGATGTAATTTATAAAATTAACACTGGCAGAGATAAGGAATATTTTCTGCTGGAAAATCGCCAGAGAGATGGCTTTGATCGCGAATTAAGGGGTACAGGTCTTGCTGTCTGGCATATTAATACCGACAAAACGGATGAGTATCCCAGTTACAATGCAGTTAATGGAGATGTTGACTTAAAGGGAGTAGACCTGGAAGAGGCTGACGGTAATTTTGACCTGGATAATATGAGAAACCGTGCAGACGATGGTGATTTATATCCGGGTAGTAGTAAACAGACTTCGTTTAGTGTATTTACAAGCCCTACTACAGAAAGCTATTTTGACCTTAATAGCTCAACCGAAACTGGTATCAGTATTGAAGATATTAAAGAGAATACAGATGGTTCAATCAGCTTTGTTCATAACCGTAAATTTGTAAATAGCGGAACCACCTGTGACAATACTCTTATTGCTTTTGATGGAAAAAATAAAGCAAACGGGTCTTCTGCCTGGTTTGAGTTTACCATGCCCAGAACTGGTAGCTTGATAGTAGATACCAAAAATGCGGGAAGACCTACTATGGGCGAAGTATTTACTGCCTGTAATAATAATACGCCGCTGGCTCAGGCCTCATCCCAAAACGAAAATGGCAAGCATACAGCCATGCGCATCAAATACCTGGAGAAAGGACAAAAAGTATTGATTCACTGGGGAGAGGTGAGTGGGCAGACCAATCCTTATGATTTTGATATCAAAATAGAAGATAAGGTGAGCAGCCAGGACTCCTTAGGTCTGGTAGCCATGTATCAGCAGATGTCTGGTGCTAAATGGAGCAAAAAGAGCAGATGGCTGAGCGCTCCGGTTAGTACCTGGGAAGGTGTAACTGTAGAAAACGGAAGAGTAACTAAGCTTGAGTTTGTGGAAGCTGGTCTGGAGAAGAGTTTTCCTGAAGAGTTTTACCTTTTGAGTGAACTCCGTTCTCTAACCTTGATAAATAACAAGCTCAGCGGCAATATAAGTAATAGCTTAAACCAGCTTAGCAAACTGGAGGAAATTACCATACAGGAAGATGAGCTCACCGGTTCGTTTCTTGAAAACATTAGCCAACTTAATAAACTTAAAAAGCTGGTGCTTAAAGATGTTAAGCTAAATGCTCAACTACCAACTAATTTTGATAAGCTAAGCAATCTGGAGCAACTTGAGATTTCTAATGCTGGGCTAAGTGGAGGAATCCCATCAAGTCTGAACAGACTGAGCAAACTTAACAAACTGGTATTAAGCAAAAACAGCCTTAGCGGGAGCATACCTGAAAACTTAGAGGGGCTATGGCTATTAGAGCACTTTGAGCTAAACGATAATCAGATAAGTGGTAAGTTACCTGCCGAGTTAATTAATTTGCCTGCTTTAAAATCTTTATTGCTAGAAAAAAACAAGCTAAGTGCATTACCAGAGAATTTCTTTAGCTCTAATACTCTTAACGAAATAGATCTGAGCAACAACCTTATTGCGGGGGAACTACCTAAAACAGTAAACCGAAGTACAAATAACTCATTGAAGCTGGAGCTCAACAACAATCTTCTGACAGGTACCATCAGTAGCTCTTTAAGCAAAATTAATTTTAATCAACTAGACCTGAGCAATAATCAGTTGGAAGGCAAACTACCCGCTCTGAGGGCATCAGAATTAGTGAATATAGCTAGCAACAATATTAATGCAATGGATAAGTTGGTGGACACTTCAGCTTCTTCTTCTAACATGAAGCTATGGTGTCAGTCCAATAAATTGACTTTTCGTGACCTTCTTAAAAATAAGGCTTTCATCACTGCGAGCGGTAATAATGCTGCACAACGCTTTAGCCCCCAAAAAATTATTAGTCTGAACGAAGAGCAGACAATACTGGAAGGTGCTACTGCCAGTATTGAACTAGGCGAAGAGCATCAACTAAACAGCAACCGGTTTGTGTGGCTTCAAAATGGTAAAAATGCAACCAACACGCAGAATGCTGGCTTGCAGATTAATAATTTTGCCCAGGCCCATGTGGGGTCTTATATCTGTAAAGTTACCAATACTGAGCTGCCAGGACTTACGCTGGAAATTGAAGGTTTTGAGCTTAAGCTTAAGTCAAAACAGCAGCAGACTATCAATGTGCCGCTTATCGCGGAAAAAACTTTTGGTGATGATCCATTTGAACTAAGCGCTACGGCTAGCTCTAACCTGCCTCTTAGCTACAGCAGAGTTGATGGGCCCATCAGTGTGGAAGGTAATAAGGTGACAATTACTGGAGCGGGTGAAGCTAAAATTAAAGTTTCGCAGGAAGGAAACGCTACTTACCATGCCGCGCAACAGGAAATTTCATTTACCATTAAACGTGCTTCTCAAAACATTGAGAAAGTAGTTGTAGCTGATAAAGTGTATGGCGATGAGAACTTTAAACTGGAAGTAAAAGCCAGCAGCAGTTTACCTGTTTTACTTAGTGTAAGTGAAGGTAATGTAAGTCTGAACAATGATATCGTAAGTCTGGAAGGCGCGGGTAAGGTAAGCATACAAGCTAGCCAGGAAGGTAATGATAATTATCTCTCCGCTCCAGCCACCACCATCACCTTTAATGTAGCCAAAGCCAGCCAAACCATAAGTTTTGATGAAATAGCCGATCAGGTTTACGGTGAAGAGCCTTTGGCTTTAAATGCTAGTGCTTCATCAGACCTGCCTGTAAGCCTGAGAGTAGTATCAGGAGATGCAGAAATAAATGAGGGAGAACTTATCGTCAAAACAGCGGGAGATATTGTACTGGAAGCCTTACAACTTGGGAATTCAAATTATGAGAAAGCAGAAGCTATAAGAAGAAGCTTTACGGTAGAAAAAGCAGATCAGGTCGTTTATTTTGATAAAATCCTGAACCGTGACATTGAAGACTTTCCTTATACTCTGGAGGCTTTTAGTAGCGTAGAAGGTTTAGAACCTGTGCTTAAGGTAATTGAGGGTAATGCTACCATTAACGAAGGTAAAGTGCTTACCGTAAGCAATACCGGAAAAGTTGTGATTGAAGCATCACACCCCGGAACCGAAAATTACAAAGCTGCTGAAGCTGTTCTTCAGGAGTTTTATGTGACATCCACAGCCAAGGCAGCGCAGACTATTGTACTAAAATCTTTACCTGATACGGTAAGTGTGCTGGATGAAGTAGAGCTAAACTGGACAGTAAGTAGCGGACTGGAGCCTGTCATCAATGTTAGTGGCCCTGCTTCAATCAATGGTAATACGCTTAGCTTTACTGCAGCGGGCGAGGTGAGTATAGAGATGTTGCAAGAGGGCGACACTGACTACAATGCCGCAACTCCGGTATTGCGAAGTATTTATGTCGTTAAAGCGCCGCAAACTATTGAGCTGGCACCTATTGGAGATGTAAAAGTTGGAGATGAACAAATTAGCCTGCAAGCTACCAGTGAAAGCGGACTGCCCATTACTTACAAATTAATTTCGGGCAATGTAGAGCTTAATGGAAATTTTGTTACAATCTTAGGCGAAGGAGAAGTAAAGATAGAGGCCTGTCAGCAAGGGGATGCACTTTATGCCGCAGCGCCAGTAAAGCAGATTATATTTACGGTTTATCCACAGGCCAGACTTACTCAATCTTTGAGTGTGGAAGCTATTGAAGATAGAACCTATGGTGATGAAGCATTTGACTTAAACATAGATACCACTTCTGACCTTCCTTTGTCAATTGAACATAGCGGACCGGTCAGTATTTCTAACACAACAGTTGCAATAAAGGGGGCAGGTAGTGTCACTATTAAAGTGTACCAGAAAGGTAACGCTACGTATGCTCCGAGTGATACCGTTGTTTTAAATTTTAGTATCGCTAAAGCAACCCAGCAGATTGTATTTAATACTGAAAAAATCAGAGAAGGAGTTTATCTGCTTCAGGCTAGTAGTAATGCTGATTTAGCAGTAAGCTACGAGATTGTGGAAGGCGAAGCTGAATTTAAAGGAGATACTTTATTCGTTCTCGGATCTGAGGATGTAAAAGTACAGGCTATCCAAAATGGTAATGACAATTACCTGTCGGCAGAGCCGGTAAGTAAAATAATGGCCGCCGATAAGGTTACAGCCATCAACGATGATCTGGACAAAAGTATCAATGTGTATCCCAACCCCAGTGATGGTGCTTTTAATATTGAGCTAAAGGGTTTTGACAAAAGTAGAACACTTAGTATTCACAATGCTCAGGGCAAGCTAATCTATCTATTGAAAAGTAACATAATTGAATCAGTTGATCTGAGTAATCATGCTTCCGGAGTTTACCTCTTAAGTGTAGAGGAAAAAGGCCAGGTACATCACTATCGCCTAATCAAAAGATAA
- a CDS encoding cation:proton antiporter, with product MDIFTIITLLVVISSIFGYINVRFFKLPTTIGLMIMAIILTLLILLGGTFNQKIISIAENTINQIDFSDLILDVLLSFLLFAGALHTDWEKLKEQGVPILILATVGVLTSTFLVGTAFFYVTNYLIGYQIAFIHCLLFGALISPTDPIAVLGILKSIGVPKQLEIKFVGESLFNDGVGVVIFLTLFNIANKGIDNVGASEIAILFAEEVIGGIGLGLALGYLTFHLTRTIDHYETEVMITLAIVMGGYLLASSLHFSGPLAVVVAGLFIGNSARQTSMSETTRVYLDRFWELIDVFLNAVLFVLIGLELLIISYEGQYLIAGLVAIVIVLLSRYLVLKAPIAFFSKRLEFVPHTDLIMSWGGLRGGISIALALSLAEDMNREFLLTVTYVVVVFSIIVQGLTVEKLIKRLGVSLVKDKDSH from the coding sequence ATGGACATTTTTACTATCATTACCCTACTTGTAGTTATCTCTTCCATTTTTGGCTACATCAATGTTCGTTTTTTTAAGCTTCCCACTACTATTGGCCTGATGATTATGGCCATTATTCTTACACTTCTGATTTTGTTAGGCGGAACCTTCAATCAAAAAATTATCAGTATTGCTGAAAATACGATAAACCAGATAGATTTTAGTGATCTTATACTAGATGTACTCTTAAGCTTTTTGCTGTTTGCCGGAGCCCTGCATACAGATTGGGAAAAACTAAAAGAACAGGGAGTTCCTATCCTTATTCTTGCCACAGTAGGTGTGCTTACGTCTACTTTTCTGGTAGGTACTGCCTTCTTTTACGTTACCAATTACCTTATCGGGTATCAGATAGCATTTATTCACTGCTTACTTTTTGGTGCACTCATCTCCCCTACCGACCCTATCGCTGTGCTCGGTATCCTTAAAAGTATTGGGGTACCCAAACAACTGGAAATTAAATTTGTAGGCGAATCTTTATTTAACGATGGTGTAGGGGTTGTCATTTTTCTAACTCTATTCAATATCGCAAATAAAGGTATAGACAATGTAGGAGCCTCTGAGATTGCAATACTATTTGCAGAAGAAGTAATTGGAGGTATAGGCTTAGGACTGGCTTTAGGTTACCTTACTTTTCATCTGACGCGAACTATTGATCATTACGAAACTGAGGTGATGATCACCTTAGCCATAGTAATGGGTGGGTATTTGTTAGCTAGCAGCCTGCATTTCTCAGGCCCTCTGGCAGTCGTTGTAGCCGGTTTGTTTATTGGAAACAGTGCCCGACAAACCTCCATGTCTGAGACTACTCGCGTATACCTGGATCGTTTCTGGGAGCTGATAGATGTGTTCTTAAATGCTGTCTTGTTCGTTTTGATTGGTCTTGAGCTTCTGATTATTTCTTACGAAGGTCAATACCTGATTGCTGGTCTGGTAGCTATAGTCATAGTGCTGCTATCGCGCTACCTTGTTCTGAAAGCACCTATTGCATTCTTTAGTAAGCGCTTGGAGTTTGTACCTCATACTGACCTCATTATGAGTTGGGGAGGATTAAGAGGAGGAATCTCTATTGCACTAGCTCTATCTTTAGCTGAAGATATGAACCGCGAATTTCTGCTCACAGTGACTTATGTAGTAGTAGTATTCTCCATTATAGTTCAAGGTTTAACTGTTGAAAAATTAATCAAAAGATTGGGTGTAAGCCTGGTAAAAGATAAAGACTCGCATTAG
- a CDS encoding DUF1328 domain-containing protein — MLKWTVIFLVIALIAAVLGFGGIAAGAAEIAKILFFVFLVLFAISLIMGFVRRK, encoded by the coding sequence ATGCTTAAATGGACAGTAATTTTTTTAGTCATCGCTCTGATAGCCGCTGTACTTGGATTTGGAGGTATAGCAGCTGGAGCCGCAGAAATCGCTAAGATTTTGTTTTTTGTATTTTTGGTTCTTTTTGCCATCTCACTGATCATGGGATTTGTAAGACGGAAATAA